CGAAGACCGGGTAGAGAGCCACGCCGCCGAGCTCGCGGCTCGCGGACTGACGCTTTGAGCGAGGGGAGGATGATGAAGAAGGGTACGCGCGAGTACGTGCTGATCACCGGCGGGGCCGGCTTCGTGGGCTCCAACCTGGCCGACGCCCTCCTCCGCGAGGGGGAGCGGGTGATCGTGGCCGACAACTTCTCCCGCGCCGGGGTGCGCCTCAACGCCGCATGGCTCAAGGCCACCCACGGCGACCGGGTGCGCATCGAGAAGGTGGACGTGGCGGACGCGGCGCGGATGCGCGCCCTGGTCCGCGAGAGCAGGCAGGTCTTCCATCTGGCGGCGCAGGTGGCGGTCACCACTTCGCTGATCGACCCCGCGCTCGACCTGCGGACGAACATCATCGGCACCTTCAACGTGCTGGAGGCGGCCCGCACCATGCACAACCCGCCCCCCATCCTCTTCACCAGCACCAACAAGGTGTACGGGGGGATGGAGGAGGTGCCGGTGGAGCTGGGCGAGGGCGGTTACCGCTACGGCGGTGGCCTGGCTGGCGTCACCGAGGAGCAGCCGCTCGACTTCCACTCGCCGTACGGGTGCAGCAAGGGCGCCGCCGACCAGTACGTGCACGACTACGCCCGCATCTTCGGCCTCCCCACGGTGGTCTTCC
The sequence above is a segment of the Longimicrobium sp. genome. Coding sequences within it:
- a CDS encoding SDR family NAD(P)-dependent oxidoreductase, with the translated sequence MKKGTREYVLITGGAGFVGSNLADALLREGERVIVADNFSRAGVRLNAAWLKATHGDRVRIEKVDVADAARMRALVRESRQVFHLAAQVAVTTSLIDPALDLRTNIIGTFNVLEAARTMHNPPPILFTSTNKVYGGMEEVPVELGEGGYRYGGGLAGVTEEQPLDFHSPYGCSKGAADQYVHDYARIFGLPTVVFRMSCVYGTRQFGTEDQGWVAHFARAIRAGEGLTIYGDGQQVRDILWIDDLVRAMRLAMDHIGTISGEVFNIGGGARNAVSVRTVIDRLHEISGSEVPVTMADWRPGDQRVYVSDTGKLERVLGWRPETSWKAGLEKLVAWLDEAKLDSALAEVEDEAALVKAGG